The Croceicoccus marinus genome contains a region encoding:
- a CDS encoding cryptochrome/photolyase family protein, whose amino-acid sequence MPGPVLIPVLGDQLTHSLASLEGCDKADAIVLMMEVAEETTYVRHHKAKIALILSAMRHFAAELRTRGWTVDYIALEDEGNSGSFTGEITRAVERHDAREIRIVEPGEWRVLKALQGLKGTLAVPLEILPDDRFLCSIPEFIGWAQGRRTLRMENFYRQMRAKTGLLMEDGAGRPGPAGGQWNYDHDNRASPDKHMDPPPAPKFAPDDVTQEVIAMVARRFDAHFGSLDHFGWPVTAAQAEEALDAFVADRLPDFGTYQDAMVTGEDDLYHSLLSTSINLGLLDPVECCRRAEKAWADGKAPINAVEGFIRQIIGWREYIRGMYWLEMPELAEANALDAHRPLPEFYWTGETEMLCMAEAVRSTRDNAHAHHIQRLMVLGNFALIAGVKPQEVEDWFLVVYADAYEWVELPNVAAMALWADKGRLATKPYASSGNYINKMSDYCRKCSYSVSKKTGEGACPFNPLYWDFMVRNRKLLESNNRVARVYTTWDRMDEDRRREYLDSAKDVLDALVPASKGWARD is encoded by the coding sequence ATGCCCGGCCCCGTCCTGATACCGGTCCTCGGCGACCAGCTGACCCATTCGCTCGCCAGCCTGGAAGGCTGCGACAAGGCGGACGCCATCGTGCTGATGATGGAGGTCGCCGAGGAGACGACCTATGTCCGTCACCACAAGGCCAAGATCGCGCTGATCCTGTCGGCCATGCGCCATTTCGCCGCCGAGCTGCGGACACGCGGCTGGACGGTCGACTACATCGCGCTGGAGGACGAGGGGAACAGCGGCAGCTTCACCGGAGAGATCACGCGCGCAGTCGAGCGGCACGATGCGCGCGAAATCCGCATCGTCGAGCCGGGCGAATGGCGCGTGCTGAAAGCGCTGCAGGGGCTGAAGGGCACCCTTGCCGTACCGCTGGAGATCCTGCCCGACGACCGCTTCCTGTGCTCGATCCCCGAATTCATCGGCTGGGCGCAGGGGCGGCGCACGCTGCGGATGGAGAATTTCTATCGCCAGATGCGCGCCAAGACCGGCCTGCTGATGGAGGACGGCGCGGGGCGTCCCGGGCCGGCGGGCGGGCAGTGGAACTATGACCACGACAATCGCGCGTCTCCCGACAAGCACATGGACCCGCCGCCCGCGCCCAAGTTCGCGCCCGACGATGTGACGCAAGAGGTGATCGCGATGGTCGCGCGCCGCTTCGACGCGCATTTCGGCAGTCTCGATCATTTCGGCTGGCCGGTGACGGCGGCGCAGGCGGAAGAAGCGCTGGATGCCTTCGTCGCCGACCGCCTGCCCGATTTCGGCACCTATCAGGATGCGATGGTGACGGGGGAGGACGACCTCTATCACTCGCTGCTGTCGACATCGATCAACCTGGGCCTGCTCGATCCGGTCGAATGCTGCCGCCGCGCGGAAAAGGCGTGGGCGGACGGCAAGGCCCCGATCAATGCGGTGGAGGGCTTCATCCGGCAGATCATCGGCTGGCGCGAATATATCCGCGGTATGTACTGGCTGGAAATGCCCGAGCTGGCAGAGGCGAACGCGTTGGACGCCCATCGCCCGCTGCCCGAATTCTACTGGACCGGCGAAACCGAGATGCTCTGCATGGCCGAGGCGGTGCGCTCGACGCGGGATAACGCGCATGCGCACCACATCCAGCGGCTGATGGTGCTGGGCAATTTCGCGTTGATCGCCGGGGTGAAACCGCAGGAGGTCGAGGACTGGTTCCTGGTGGTCTATGCCGACGCCTATGAATGGGTCGAGCTGCCCAATGTGGCGGCAATGGCGCTATGGGCCGACAAGGGGCGGCTGGCGACCAAGCCCTATGCGTCGAGCGGGAACTACATCAACAAGATGTCGGATTACTGCAGGAAGTGCAGCTATTCGGTGTCGAAGAAGACCGGCGAGGGGGCGTGCCCGTTCAACCCGCTCTACTGGGATTTCATGGTGCGCAACCGCAAGCTGCTGGAAAGCAACAACCGGGTGGCGCGGGTCTATACGACATGGGACCGGATGGATGAAGACCGTCGGCGCGAATATCTGGACAGCGCGAAGGACGTGCTGGACGCGCTGGTGCCCGCCAGCAAGGGCTGGGCGAGGGACTAG
- a CDS encoding bifunctional transcriptional activator/DNA repair enzyme AdaA: MTQALSLPLPEAEALAAFVRRDRSYDGRFVVGVRTTGIYCRPSCPARRPRPENLALYPDIPSAQAAGLRACKRCLPDDAMQDRDAVRAALDAISGQGGPVPMSVLAERTGYSPDHLARIFRRAVGLSPAGYGRALRLEHARDALGKEANVTDAILEAGYETPSRFYDEAKDRLGMTPSAWHRGGEGVTIRWAAVPTPLGDMLVAATDKGICRLSFGEGVGSLAARFPNAELVEGGEDFADLLTRVIAEVEAPGSDPDIPLDVKGTAFQERIWAELRHIPPGETRSYAQLAAAAGHPKAVRAAGSANGANNVAVLIPCHRVVRSDGSVGGYAYGPEIKIALLEREKPR, translated from the coding sequence ATGACGCAGGCCCTGTCCCTCCCGCTGCCCGAAGCAGAAGCGCTGGCCGCCTTCGTGCGCCGTGACCGCAGCTATGACGGGCGCTTCGTGGTGGGGGTGCGCACGACCGGCATCTATTGCCGCCCCAGTTGCCCGGCGCGCAGGCCGAGGCCTGAGAACTTGGCGCTCTATCCCGATATTCCATCGGCGCAGGCGGCGGGGCTGCGTGCGTGCAAACGCTGCCTGCCCGACGATGCGATGCAGGACCGCGATGCAGTGCGCGCCGCATTGGATGCGATCAGCGGGCAGGGCGGTCCGGTGCCGATGTCTGTTCTGGCGGAGCGGACCGGCTACTCGCCCGACCACCTCGCAAGGATATTCCGCCGCGCGGTGGGCCTCAGCCCCGCCGGATATGGCCGCGCGCTGCGGCTGGAGCATGCGCGCGATGCGCTGGGAAAGGAAGCGAACGTGACCGATGCGATACTGGAGGCCGGTTATGAAACCCCTTCGCGCTTTTACGACGAGGCGAAGGACCGGCTGGGCATGACCCCCTCGGCCTGGCATCGCGGCGGGGAGGGGGTGACGATCCGCTGGGCGGCGGTGCCGACCCCGCTGGGCGACATGCTGGTCGCGGCGACGGACAAGGGCATCTGCCGCCTGTCGTTCGGCGAGGGCGTCGGTTCATTGGCCGCCCGTTTTCCCAATGCGGAACTGGTCGAGGGCGGCGAGGATTTCGCCGACTTGCTCACCCGCGTCATCGCCGAGGTCGAGGCCCCCGGCAGCGATCCCGACATCCCGCTCGACGTGAAGGGCACCGCCTTTCAGGAGCGGATCTGGGCCGAACTGCGCCACATCCCGCCCGGCGAAACGCGCAGCTATGCCCAGCTTGCGGCAGCGGCGGGCCATCCGAAAGCCGTGCGCGCGGCGGGCAGCGCCAATGGGGCGAACAATGTCGCGGTGCTGATCCCGTGCCACCGCGTCGTGCGGTCGGACGGCAGCGTCGGCGGCTATGCATACGGGCCCGAGATCAAGATCGCCCTGCTGGAGCGCGAAAAGCCCCGCTAG